Proteins encoded together in one Lutra lutra chromosome 4, mLutLut1.2, whole genome shotgun sequence window:
- the AARD gene encoding alanine and arginine-rich domain-containing protein, with protein sequence MGAGVSEMGPEDSHRRGQATALGPPGDPGSDGLWLPGPRPARGSPGGSKSGNRQEEAHAARPRPEDLRPRQARAWQRTVPRASSGRPKAEAGPEAEAEAPRDPPGAAHVGTALAGLRAELLEMRFQNHQLAKTLLDLNKKMQRLKKEYELEIASESQSSEHNVGNLE encoded by the exons ATGGGAGCCGGCGTCTCCGAGATGGGCCCCGAGGACTCCCACCGCCGCGGACAGGCAACTGCCCTCGGACCCCCCGGAGACCCAGGCAGTGACGGGCTGTGGCTCCCCGGCCCCCGTCCCGCGCGCGGCTCCCCCGGGGGCAGCAAGAGCGGGAACCGCCAGGAGGAGGCCCACGCCGCCCGCCCGCGGCCGGAAGACCTCAGGCCGCGGCAAGCCCGCGCCTGGCAGCGGACCGTGCCGCGCGCGAGCTCCGGGCGCCCTAAGGCGGAGGCGGGGCCGGAGGCGGAGGCCGAGGCGCCGCGAGACCCGCCGGGCGCCGCGCACGTCGGGACCGCCCTGGCCGGGCTGCGCGCCGAGCTG CTGGAAATGCGTTTCCAAAACCACCAGCTGGCCAAAACTTTACTGGATTTAAACAAGAAAATGCAACGACTGAAAAAGGAGTATGAACTGGAAATTGCTTCCGAATCTCAAAGCTCTGAACATAACGTTGGGAATCTGGAATAA